A stretch of the Bacillus licheniformis DSM 13 = ATCC 14580 genome encodes the following:
- a CDS encoding aminotransferase class V-fold PLP-dependent enzyme: protein MKHPFDNFRSLFPKLSDHVHLAACSGSALALPVAKAVDEYQNGLLTAGADWKAHLDKMDETKEKFARLIGAEKEEIAVLPSVSDAVAAVAAAMPQPPRRRQIAFTDIDFPAVGQIWLAQDRFKDHLIIIQSEDGMIDLEQYEKDVTDQTLLTCVPHAGYRNGFKQDIKQIAEIVHQKGSLLFVDAYQTAGHIPIHVKDMDIDILAAGTRKYMLGIPGTAFLYMKRELCEQFEPKTAGWFGRSAPFALDSGFAEGAKRFESGTPSFISIYAADAALKLLLEAEPDRIEPYLRQLAAFSLQYGAEKGLKITGPNTVHNRTSLISVYAEEAARVESLLREKHIIVSKRNNVIRIAPHFYNTKEEIGFVMDEIAAIVG, encoded by the coding sequence ATGAAGCATCCATTCGACAATTTCCGTTCTTTATTCCCGAAATTGTCTGATCATGTTCATCTTGCCGCATGTTCCGGAAGCGCATTGGCTCTGCCTGTTGCCAAAGCGGTCGATGAGTATCAGAACGGCCTTTTAACAGCCGGTGCAGACTGGAAAGCACATCTCGACAAGATGGATGAGACCAAGGAAAAATTCGCCCGGCTGATCGGTGCTGAAAAAGAAGAGATAGCCGTTTTGCCGTCAGTATCTGACGCAGTGGCCGCTGTGGCCGCCGCAATGCCGCAGCCACCCCGTCGAAGGCAGATCGCCTTCACGGATATCGATTTTCCTGCTGTCGGCCAAATTTGGCTTGCGCAAGACCGCTTCAAAGATCACCTCATCATCATTCAAAGCGAAGATGGGATGATTGACTTGGAACAATACGAAAAAGACGTTACCGATCAGACGCTCTTGACGTGTGTGCCCCATGCCGGCTATCGGAACGGGTTTAAGCAAGACATAAAGCAGATTGCCGAGATTGTTCATCAGAAAGGGTCGCTTTTATTCGTCGACGCCTATCAGACTGCCGGCCACATTCCGATTCATGTCAAAGACATGGATATCGACATCCTTGCGGCGGGGACGCGCAAATACATGCTCGGCATTCCCGGAACAGCTTTTTTATATATGAAACGCGAACTTTGCGAACAATTTGAGCCAAAAACGGCCGGCTGGTTCGGAAGGAGCGCGCCATTTGCCTTAGATTCAGGCTTTGCGGAAGGTGCGAAACGCTTCGAGTCGGGGACACCGTCATTTATCAGCATATATGCGGCAGACGCGGCATTGAAGCTGCTGCTTGAAGCGGAGCCCGACAGGATCGAGCCCTATCTGCGGCAGCTTGCGGCATTCTCTTTGCAATACGGTGCGGAAAAAGGCCTGAAGATCACAGGACCCAACACCGTACATAACAGAACAAGCCTGATCTCGGTGTATGCCGAAGAAGCCGCCCGTGTTGAATCCCTCTTGCGTGAAAAGCATATCATCGTCTCAAAGCGAAACAACGTCATAAGAATAGCCCCGCATTTTTACAATACAAAGGAGGAAATCGGATTTGTGATGGATGAGATCGCGGCAATCGTAGGCTAA
- a CDS encoding DUF5412 domain-containing protein, which translates to MELYIEGELEEHRKLPHRKVLFAILAVLLGSGITIGYIVYTHFYSMNHLPKGNWFQSSGSPNQAYNLNLYRVNKGGGTNSPSVRGELTTVATGERKNIYWGYEEEHAKIEWQDKYHVSINNNVLDVRTDIYDGRRE; encoded by the coding sequence ATGGAGCTTTATATCGAAGGTGAATTAGAAGAGCATAGGAAGCTGCCGCACCGAAAAGTTTTGTTTGCCATTTTGGCTGTTTTGCTAGGGTCCGGGATTACCATCGGATATATCGTGTATACGCATTTTTATTCGATGAATCATCTGCCGAAAGGAAATTGGTTTCAGTCTTCCGGTTCGCCGAATCAAGCATACAACCTGAATTTGTATAGAGTGAACAAAGGCGGGGGAACGAACTCCCCTTCCGTCAGAGGGGAATTGACAACGGTTGCCACCGGTGAACGAAAGAATATCTATTGGGGATACGAAGAAGAACATGCCAAAATCGAATGGCAGGACAAATACCATGTGTCCATCAACAACAATGTGCTGGACGTCAGAACTGATATATATGATGGAAGAAGAGAGTGA
- the helD gene encoding RNA polymerase recycling motor HelD, translating to MQENGQEWLEEEKRIRLVLKELDQKLHSLKGKTGGLKEDIIDLRKHFWSDVTVNIADENEAVETFFSIKQQAEVLAERERSHKQFYSQLKNLLKVKESPYFGRVDFLEDGEENAESVYIGLASLMYEKEERFLIYDWRAPISSLFYNYGPGAAQYEVPDETVRGTIELKRQFLFKNGQLKAMFNTDMAIGDEVLQEVLGQQADIQMKSIVATIQKEQNQIIRNEKSRFLIVRGAAGSGKTSAALQRAAYLLYRGRGQIESSQMLLFSPNLLFNSYVANVLPELGEENIQQTTFQEFVARRLGKQVPCETPFDQLEYCLTASDGEEQRIRMKSIELKSSLAFKGIIDDYVKYLAKGHLVFKHITFRGKRIITSGQMRKFFAALDHSDTLSNRIEQTGKWLLQLLNKYERQERKKDWVIEESELLDKEEYLKAYKRLQEEQRFTENTFDDYERERNLLASIVAEREFKPLKQVVKAFGFIDFKGTYLQLFSGRYTPQTRPDDWQSICTFTQKSFRFEKLLYEDAVPFLYMKNKLKGGGKNTAIRHLFIDEAQDYTPFQLAFLESLFPACSITMLGDLNQAILAHAYHDKTLLSGGVFEGEKTEIITLKRSYRSTKEIVELTKRIIEGGEEIEAFNRNGKKPTLTISADPHAHHKEMASLMTALQKEGLETIAVICKTVRECRDAFQHLQQHAELKLIDKETRTFQKGVVVIPVYLAKGIEFDAVIIYDASEKQYKKERERTLFYTACTRAMHELHLFSIGKETHFLNGVPNDMYTRRE from the coding sequence GTGCAGGAAAACGGTCAGGAATGGCTGGAAGAGGAAAAACGAATCCGGCTTGTTTTAAAGGAATTGGATCAAAAGCTTCATTCTCTAAAGGGAAAAACCGGCGGATTGAAGGAGGATATCATCGATTTACGGAAACATTTTTGGAGCGATGTCACCGTAAACATAGCCGATGAAAATGAAGCGGTTGAAACATTTTTTAGCATTAAACAGCAGGCTGAGGTTTTGGCTGAGAGGGAAAGGAGCCATAAGCAGTTTTACAGCCAGCTGAAAAACCTGTTAAAAGTGAAAGAATCGCCTTATTTCGGCCGCGTAGATTTTTTGGAGGACGGCGAAGAAAACGCTGAGTCCGTCTACATCGGACTCGCCTCTTTAATGTATGAAAAAGAAGAGCGGTTTTTGATCTATGATTGGAGAGCGCCGATTTCCAGTCTGTTCTATAACTATGGACCCGGCGCGGCTCAATACGAAGTTCCGGACGAGACGGTCAGGGGAACGATTGAGCTGAAAAGGCAATTTCTCTTCAAAAACGGACAGCTGAAAGCGATGTTTAATACGGATATGGCGATTGGGGATGAAGTCCTTCAGGAAGTGCTGGGGCAGCAGGCCGATATCCAGATGAAAAGCATCGTCGCGACGATTCAAAAAGAACAGAATCAGATCATTCGGAACGAAAAGAGCCGCTTTTTAATTGTTCGGGGAGCGGCTGGCAGCGGAAAAACGTCGGCGGCATTGCAGCGGGCCGCATATTTGCTGTACCGCGGCCGCGGGCAGATCGAGTCGAGCCAGATGCTGCTATTCTCTCCAAACCTGCTTTTTAACAGCTATGTCGCCAATGTTCTGCCTGAGCTCGGAGAGGAAAACATCCAGCAGACGACGTTCCAGGAATTTGTAGCGCGCCGCCTTGGAAAGCAGGTACCATGCGAGACTCCGTTCGATCAGCTTGAATATTGTTTAACCGCTTCAGACGGTGAGGAGCAGCGCATCCGGATGAAATCGATTGAATTGAAATCCAGTCTGGCTTTCAAAGGCATCATCGATGATTACGTCAAATATTTGGCAAAAGGGCACCTGGTGTTTAAACATATCACCTTTCGCGGAAAAAGGATCATCACAAGCGGTCAGATGCGGAAATTTTTCGCGGCCCTTGATCATTCAGACACGCTGTCCAACCGGATTGAACAAACGGGAAAATGGCTGTTGCAGCTCCTGAATAAATATGAACGCCAGGAAAGAAAAAAAGACTGGGTCATCGAAGAAAGCGAGCTGCTGGATAAAGAGGAATACTTAAAGGCTTATAAACGTCTTCAGGAGGAACAGCGCTTTACGGAGAATACGTTTGACGATTATGAAAGGGAGCGAAACCTCCTTGCCTCCATCGTTGCCGAAAGGGAGTTCAAGCCGCTCAAGCAAGTGGTAAAAGCGTTCGGCTTTATTGATTTTAAAGGAACATACCTTCAGCTTTTTTCCGGACGCTATACCCCGCAAACGCGCCCTGATGACTGGCAGAGCATTTGCACATTCACTCAGAAAAGCTTTCGTTTTGAGAAGCTGCTTTATGAAGATGCCGTCCCTTTTTTATATATGAAAAACAAGCTGAAAGGCGGGGGGAAAAACACGGCAATCCGCCATTTATTCATTGATGAAGCCCAGGATTACACGCCTTTTCAACTTGCTTTTTTGGAGAGCTTGTTTCCCGCGTGCAGCATCACGATGCTGGGAGACTTAAACCAGGCGATTCTTGCCCATGCCTATCACGATAAGACGCTTCTGTCGGGAGGCGTGTTTGAAGGCGAAAAAACGGAGATCATCACCTTGAAGCGCAGCTACAGGTCGACGAAAGAAATTGTTGAATTGACAAAGCGCATCATCGAAGGGGGCGAAGAGATCGAAGCTTTTAATAGGAACGGCAAAAAACCGACTTTGACAATATCAGCCGATCCTCATGCACACCATAAAGAGATGGCTTCCCTTATGACCGCCCTTCAAAAAGAAGGACTTGAGACGATTGCAGTCATCTGTAAAACAGTCCGGGAATGCAGGGATGCGTTCCAGCATCTTCAGCAGCATGCAGAGCTTAAACTGATCGATAAAGAAACGAGAACGTTTCAAAAAGGCGTGGTCGTCATTCCCGTCTATTTGGCGAAAGGGATCGAATTTGATGCCGTCATCATTTATGACGCTTCTGAAAAGCAATACAAAAAGGAAAGAGAGCGGACTTTATTTTATACGGCGTGCACGAGGGCGATGCATGAGCTGCACCTCTTTTCCATTGGAAAAGAAACGCATTTTTTAAACGGCGTCCCAAATGATATGTACACGAGAAGAGAGTGA
- a CDS encoding trimeric intracellular cation channel family protein, producing the protein MAWEVLSIIGTVAFAISGAIVAMEEEYDILGVYILGIVTAFGGGAIRNLLIGVPVSALWEQGSLFLIALVSITIVFLFPKLLLKHWSIWGSFSDAIGLAAFAIQGALYAVHMNHPVSAVIVAAVLTGSGGGMIRDLLAGRKPLVLKTEIYAVWAALGGFIIGMGWAEKPLTLYILFALLVACRVCSYMFNWKLPNRSLRSHS; encoded by the coding sequence ATGGCTTGGGAAGTGTTGAGCATCATCGGAACCGTCGCTTTTGCGATCAGCGGAGCGATCGTTGCAATGGAAGAAGAGTATGATATTTTAGGAGTTTATATATTGGGGATTGTGACAGCGTTCGGCGGAGGGGCGATCAGAAACCTGCTCATCGGAGTTCCAGTGTCCGCCTTGTGGGAGCAGGGGAGTCTGTTTCTAATCGCTCTTGTCTCGATCACGATCGTTTTTTTGTTTCCGAAGCTCCTGTTAAAGCACTGGAGCATCTGGGGCAGCTTTTCAGACGCGATCGGTCTTGCCGCATTTGCGATACAAGGAGCCCTTTATGCCGTTCACATGAACCATCCGGTCAGCGCAGTGATCGTTGCGGCGGTCTTAACAGGAAGCGGCGGCGGAATGATCCGGGACCTTCTGGCCGGAAGAAAGCCGCTTGTGCTGAAAACGGAGATTTACGCCGTTTGGGCCGCTTTGGGCGGATTCATTATCGGCATGGGCTGGGCGGAGAAGCCGCTCACGTTGTATATCCTGTTTGCTTTGCTGGTCGCGTGCCGTGTATGTTCGTACATGTTCAACTGGAAGCTGCCGAACCGTTCGCTGCGGTCCCACAGCTGA
- a CDS encoding GNAT family N-acetyltransferase yields the protein MECKIRKMKKKDIPQVQQIAKTSWNHTYEGIIPFDIQEKFLQKAYNDERMQQRLEHSLMLVSEADGKIVGFANYSFVREGGVAYLAAVYLAPEYQGKGIGTALLEEGMNHLKGVKKIFVEVEKENRTGKNFYKAKGFEDVAEYDEDFEGHILKTVRMALHV from the coding sequence ATGGAGTGTAAGATTCGCAAAATGAAAAAGAAAGACATCCCTCAAGTACAGCAGATTGCCAAAACAAGCTGGAATCATACGTATGAAGGGATCATTCCTTTCGATATTCAAGAGAAGTTCTTGCAGAAAGCGTACAATGACGAAAGAATGCAGCAGCGTTTGGAACACTCGTTAATGCTCGTTTCGGAAGCGGACGGAAAAATCGTCGGCTTTGCCAACTACTCCTTTGTCAGAGAAGGAGGGGTAGCCTATCTCGCAGCCGTTTATTTAGCTCCGGAATACCAGGGAAAAGGCATCGGAACCGCATTATTGGAAGAGGGGATGAACCATTTAAAGGGAGTGAAAAAGATCTTTGTAGAGGTTGAAAAAGAAAACCGCACCGGAAAAAACTTTTACAAGGCGAAGGGTTTTGAGGATGTCGCCGAATATGATGAAGATTTCGAAGGGCATATCCTCAAAACAGTCAGAATGGCCTTGCACGTATAA
- a CDS encoding disulfide oxidoreductase, translating into MKNKLLFLYGAWIVSLTATLGSLYFSEIRKFIPCELCWYQRIMMYPLVLILGIATFQGDARVKKYVLPMAVIGAGISLMHYMEQKIPGFNGIKPCVTGVPCSGQYINWFGFITIPFLALIAFILIIIFMCFLKGKDE; encoded by the coding sequence ATGAAAAATAAACTGCTTTTTCTGTACGGCGCCTGGATCGTCTCATTAACGGCGACGCTAGGCAGCTTGTACTTCAGCGAAATCCGCAAATTTATTCCTTGCGAACTGTGCTGGTATCAGCGGATTATGATGTATCCGCTCGTGCTGATTCTCGGAATTGCGACATTTCAGGGCGATGCCCGCGTGAAAAAATACGTGCTGCCGATGGCGGTGATCGGCGCAGGCATTTCCCTGATGCACTACATGGAACAAAAAATTCCCGGATTCAACGGCATTAAACCGTGTGTCACAGGAGTGCCTTGCTCAGGGCAGTATATCAATTGGTTCGGTTTCATCACGATTCCGTTTCTCGCCCTTATTGCATTTATTTTGATTATCATTTTTATGTGCTTTCTCAAGGGGAAAGACGAGTAA
- a CDS encoding DsbA family protein encodes MKKKQQSPMKFAVIMTVVVVFLIGALVVINNQTQNASQTFDDKPSTEGQPLLGNKDAAVTITEFGDYKCPSCKQWTETVFPDLKKDYIDKDQVNFSYINFVNEQHGRGSELSALASEQVWKEDPDSFWKFHEALYKAQPDNDTMENEWATPAKLADITEANTKIKRDKLVSSLNDKTFAEQLKTDNSLINKYGVDSTPTIFVNGVKIDKPFDYDKIKETIEKELKGQSDEK; translated from the coding sequence GTGAAGAAGAAACAGCAGTCACCGATGAAATTTGCAGTGATTATGACAGTCGTGGTCGTTTTTCTGATCGGCGCACTTGTCGTAATCAACAATCAAACCCAAAATGCTTCGCAAACCTTTGATGACAAGCCTTCAACTGAAGGACAGCCGCTTCTAGGCAACAAAGATGCGGCTGTAACGATCACGGAATTCGGAGATTACAAATGTCCCAGCTGCAAACAGTGGACTGAGACCGTCTTTCCGGATTTGAAAAAGGATTACATCGATAAAGATCAAGTTAATTTTTCATATATTAACTTCGTCAATGAACAGCACGGCAGAGGCTCTGAATTGAGCGCCCTCGCTTCCGAGCAGGTATGGAAGGAAGATCCGGATTCATTCTGGAAGTTCCATGAGGCGTTGTACAAGGCGCAGCCTGACAATGACACGATGGAAAACGAGTGGGCGACGCCGGCAAAATTGGCGGACATCACGGAAGCCAATACGAAAATCAAACGCGATAAGCTTGTCAGCAGCTTAAATGACAAAACGTTCGCTGAGCAATTAAAAACGGACAATTCGCTCATCAACAAATACGGTGTAGACTCGACGCCGACGATCTTTGTCAACGGCGTAAAAATCGACAAACCGTTTGATTATGACAAAATCAAAGAAACGATCGAGAAAGAGCTGAAAGGCCAGTCTGATGAAAAATAA
- a CDS encoding heavy metal translocating P-type ATPase codes for MEKVKQEYTLNGLDCSNCAQKIEHEIAGMKGIEACSVNFATSTLTVQVDQNSGEDISLIIKKKVTEIEPHVNATLKEGTKQAPPESDGRFKKTVARLAAGTVLGAAGFLLPGGTAAEWLLFFLAYLIIGGDVVLRAVKNIFRGRVFDEHFLMTIATLGAFIIQQYPEGVAVMLFYQIGELFQGAAVTRSRKSISDLMDIRPDYANLQTEGGTVKVSPDEVKAGDIIIVKPGEKVPLDGKVRAGKSLVDTSALTGESVPREAAPGTEVLSGFVNKNGVLEVEVDKEYSESTVSKILDLVQNASSRKAKTENFITKFAKYYTPFVVIIALLLAFVPPLIISGALLSDWVYRALVFLVISCPCALVVSIPLGFFGGIGAASKAGILVKGGNYLEALNDVKYAVFDKTGTLTKGEFAVVKLSPASHVKEDELLEYAALAEHFSGHPIAESIREAYGKEVQADRIKDYSETAGFGVRAVVDGAVILAGNAKLMKKAGIQYQKESEIGTVVYVAAGDTFIGSIVIADEIKEDAKRAISALKKAGIKKTVMLTGDAKDTGEAVGEQLSIDEVHAELLPQHKVDRIETLDKQKLPKEKLLFAGDGINDTPVLARADIGVAMGGLGSDAAVEAADIVIMTDQPSKIAEAISIAKRTRTIVWQNIIFALGVKGVFLILGAFGIATMWEAVFSDVGVTLLAVLNAMRVLKVKEM; via the coding sequence ATGGAAAAGGTGAAACAGGAGTACACGCTAAACGGCCTTGACTGCAGCAATTGCGCACAAAAAATTGAGCATGAGATAGCCGGTATGAAGGGGATTGAAGCGTGTTCGGTCAATTTTGCAACAAGCACGCTGACTGTCCAAGTCGACCAAAACAGCGGCGAAGACATTTCTTTAATAATAAAGAAAAAAGTAACCGAGATCGAACCGCACGTCAACGCGACGCTGAAGGAAGGGACAAAACAGGCCCCACCAGAAAGCGACGGACGGTTTAAAAAAACGGTTGCAAGGCTTGCTGCAGGAACCGTTCTCGGTGCGGCGGGCTTTCTGCTTCCCGGCGGCACCGCAGCCGAGTGGCTTCTTTTTTTCCTAGCTTACCTCATCATCGGCGGCGATGTCGTATTAAGGGCCGTCAAAAACATCTTTCGCGGCCGGGTTTTTGATGAGCACTTTTTAATGACGATCGCCACTCTGGGGGCATTTATTATTCAGCAGTATCCCGAGGGTGTGGCGGTTATGCTGTTCTATCAAATAGGCGAGCTGTTCCAGGGAGCCGCGGTCACCCGCTCCCGGAAGTCGATCAGCGATTTGATGGACATCCGTCCCGACTATGCCAATCTTCAAACCGAAGGCGGAACGGTCAAAGTGTCTCCCGATGAGGTCAAAGCCGGCGATATCATCATCGTCAAGCCGGGAGAGAAAGTGCCGCTTGACGGCAAAGTGCGGGCAGGCAAATCGCTTGTCGATACGTCCGCATTAACCGGAGAATCCGTTCCGAGAGAAGCCGCTCCCGGAACAGAGGTGCTGAGCGGATTTGTCAACAAAAACGGCGTGCTTGAAGTGGAAGTGGACAAAGAATACAGTGAATCAACCGTTTCAAAGATTCTTGACCTCGTTCAGAATGCCAGCAGCAGAAAAGCGAAAACAGAGAATTTTATCACCAAATTCGCCAAGTATTACACGCCTTTCGTTGTGATAATCGCGCTTCTTCTCGCTTTTGTCCCGCCGCTGATTATTTCAGGCGCCCTGCTGTCAGATTGGGTGTACCGCGCCCTTGTCTTTTTGGTCATTTCTTGTCCGTGCGCGCTCGTCGTTTCCATTCCGCTCGGCTTTTTCGGCGGCATCGGAGCGGCGTCAAAAGCAGGTATACTCGTGAAAGGCGGCAATTATTTAGAAGCGCTGAATGATGTCAAATACGCCGTTTTTGACAAAACAGGCACTTTAACAAAAGGGGAATTTGCCGTTGTCAAGCTGTCGCCTGCAAGCCATGTCAAAGAAGATGAACTGCTTGAATATGCGGCGCTTGCCGAACATTTCTCCGGCCATCCGATCGCCGAGTCGATCCGTGAAGCATACGGGAAGGAAGTACAAGCGGACCGCATCAAAGATTACAGCGAGACGGCCGGCTTCGGCGTCAGAGCGGTTGTAGACGGAGCCGTCATTTTAGCCGGGAATGCCAAGCTTATGAAGAAAGCCGGCATACAGTATCAAAAGGAAAGTGAAATCGGAACTGTTGTTTATGTAGCCGCCGGCGATACGTTTATCGGCTCGATTGTCATCGCTGACGAAATCAAAGAGGATGCCAAGCGTGCGATCTCCGCTTTGAAAAAAGCGGGTATTAAAAAAACGGTGATGCTGACGGGCGACGCGAAAGACACCGGTGAGGCGGTCGGCGAACAGCTGTCCATTGATGAAGTGCATGCGGAGCTACTTCCGCAGCACAAGGTGGACCGTATTGAAACATTAGATAAGCAAAAACTTCCAAAAGAAAAGCTGCTTTTTGCAGGAGACGGCATCAACGATACGCCGGTCTTGGCGAGAGCGGATATCGGGGTTGCCATGGGAGGCCTCGGTTCTGATGCGGCAGTCGAAGCGGCTGATATTGTGATCATGACGGATCAGCCTTCAAAAATTGCGGAAGCCATCAGCATTGCCAAGCGGACGAGGACGATTGTCTGGCAGAATATTATTTTTGCACTCGGCGTTAAAGGAGTTTTTCTCATCCTGGGTGCTTTTGGCATCGCGACGATGTGGGAAGCCGTCTTTTCAGACGTCGGTGTTACCCTTCTGGCTGTTTTAAATGCGATGAGGGTATTAAAAGTGAAAGAAATGTAA
- a CDS encoding ABC transporter substrate-binding protein, giving the protein MKKSCLMIVCLAFLLAFSAGCKSSTGTKHTEEIKVWDYFTGKQQDLYHELVEQYNRSQDRYKVVTEYIPFNEVKKQLSVGTAGNAMPDAVFLDNVDNASFAAMGVLEDLTEKIEQWGQADQFYEGPLSSAGYEEKYYGIPFASNALALFYNKDLLKNAGISKPPETWSDLKKAAEKTSKGQTKRFALSAVKSEESAFQFYPFLLSSGADLKQLNSKEAASSLQFLTDLIKKGAMSKEVLNATQDDLARQFAAGQLAMMINGSWNIERLEEAEDLNYGITYIPKDQTFASALGGENIAVVKGKNTAGAWDFISWLIDPERLETLTAETGVFPPRKDLLESSSHWKTDDNLKAFIPIIEIASARGPSKDWPKISEALQTALQEALSESKTPKEALDEAAQKISALN; this is encoded by the coding sequence TTGAAAAAATCGTGTCTGATGATCGTCTGCCTCGCCTTTCTTCTTGCTTTTTCCGCAGGCTGCAAAAGCAGCACCGGCACAAAGCATACGGAAGAAATAAAAGTCTGGGATTACTTTACCGGCAAGCAGCAGGATCTTTATCATGAGCTTGTCGAACAGTACAATCGGTCCCAGGACCGGTACAAGGTCGTAACGGAGTACATTCCTTTTAATGAAGTGAAAAAGCAGCTGTCTGTCGGTACAGCCGGCAATGCCATGCCTGACGCCGTATTCCTTGACAATGTCGACAATGCTTCATTCGCCGCTATGGGCGTGCTCGAAGATTTGACGGAGAAAATCGAACAATGGGGGCAGGCTGACCAGTTTTATGAGGGGCCTCTATCATCAGCCGGATATGAAGAGAAGTACTACGGCATCCCTTTCGCAAGCAATGCGCTTGCCTTGTTTTACAACAAAGACCTCTTGAAGAATGCAGGGATCTCCAAACCGCCTGAAACGTGGAGCGATCTGAAAAAAGCGGCGGAAAAAACGAGCAAAGGCCAAACGAAAAGATTTGCCCTGTCAGCCGTAAAATCAGAGGAAAGCGCTTTTCAATTTTATCCGTTTCTTTTGTCTTCCGGAGCAGATCTAAAACAGCTGAATTCAAAAGAAGCAGCCTCTTCTCTTCAGTTTTTAACAGATCTGATCAAGAAAGGCGCAATGAGCAAGGAAGTGTTAAACGCCACCCAGGATGATCTGGCCAGACAGTTTGCAGCAGGTCAGCTCGCCATGATGATCAACGGCTCCTGGAATATTGAACGGCTGGAAGAAGCCGAAGACTTAAATTACGGGATTACCTATATCCCGAAAGATCAAACATTCGCTTCTGCCCTCGGCGGCGAAAATATTGCCGTCGTTAAAGGAAAAAACACCGCCGGCGCCTGGGATTTTATCAGTTGGCTGATCGATCCGGAGCGGCTCGAAACGCTGACAGCAGAAACAGGCGTGTTTCCGCCGCGCAAAGATTTGCTCGAATCATCGAGCCATTGGAAAACAGATGATAATTTAAAAGCCTTCATTCCAATCATAGAGATCGCATCAGCCCGCGGCCCTTCGAAAGACTGGCCGAAGATTTCGGAAGCTTTGCAGACTGCCCTGCAGGAAGCATTGAGCGAAAGCAAAACGCCGAAAGAAGCGCTGGATGAGGCCGCGCAAAAAATCAGCGCCTTAAACTAG
- a CDS encoding carbohydrate ABC transporter permease yields MIRAIVRKWEGYFYLFPAVLFMLALIGYPLIYNMILSFQNVSLANIASHDISFIGIENYQRLAQDKIFWASLKNTLLYTAGSVVFQFAIGFLLALFFSMKFRLAPFLRGLMMVSWLIPLTVTALLFKFMMASNEGVFNQLLLSWGMIDTPIPWLSDPNMAIWSVIIANIWVGIPFNMLLISAGLSSLPEDVYESASLDGANAFQKFIHLTLPLLRPVITVVMMLGFIYTFKVFDLVFVMTGGGPVDATEVLSTVSYRYSFDEFQFSMGAASANVLFLILLLVSLVYLRLIKKDEVMS; encoded by the coding sequence ATGATCAGAGCCATTGTCCGTAAATGGGAAGGGTACTTTTATTTGTTTCCGGCAGTTCTTTTTATGCTTGCTCTTATCGGTTATCCTCTCATCTACAACATGATTCTCAGCTTTCAAAACGTATCGCTTGCAAATATAGCCTCACACGATATCAGCTTTATCGGAATCGAAAATTATCAGCGGCTTGCCCAGGATAAAATATTTTGGGCATCTTTAAAAAACACGCTGCTTTACACGGCCGGAAGCGTTGTATTTCAGTTTGCAATCGGCTTTTTGCTCGCTTTGTTTTTCAGCATGAAGTTCAGGCTTGCCCCGTTTCTCAGGGGATTGATGATGGTGAGCTGGCTCATCCCGCTGACGGTTACGGCGCTTTTATTCAAGTTTATGATGGCTTCAAACGAAGGAGTGTTCAATCAGCTGCTCCTATCATGGGGAATGATCGACACCCCGATCCCCTGGCTGTCAGACCCGAATATGGCCATCTGGTCCGTTATCATCGCCAACATCTGGGTCGGCATTCCTTTTAATATGCTGCTCATATCCGCTGGACTCAGCTCCCTTCCGGAAGACGTCTATGAAAGCGCAAGCCTTGACGGCGCCAATGCTTTTCAGAAATTCATCCATCTGACACTGCCTTTATTGCGGCCGGTGATCACTGTCGTCATGATGCTCGGCTTCATTTATACGTTCAAAGTGTTCGATCTTGTGTTTGTGATGACTGGAGGCGGTCCCGTGGACGCAACTGAAGTCCTGTCAACCGTCAGCTACCGCTACTCCTTTGACGAATTTCAATTCAGCATGGGCGCGGCAAGCGCCAATGTCCTGTTTCTTATTCTTCTTTTGGTCAGTCTCGTCTATTTGCGGCTGATCAAAAAAGATGAGGTGATGTCGTGA